In the genome of Chrysemys picta bellii isolate R12L10 chromosome 17, ASM1138683v2, whole genome shotgun sequence, one region contains:
- the SIX5 gene encoding homeobox protein SIX5: protein MLLNGGSVLQASGGVLINGLALGDSQTITLSPVASTPPVLLNGAALGGAKTPPGAGLESPPASSARPDIKAEAGEVLPSMVFGPGAVEVKTEESQAVRALSEVPTLLPLPPAASDPKGALLPAPAGSVPQVVPSGEEAPCPAPALPQPVASGSQIVPLSQVVPGSQPGQALPVTSPPPAAASLLQGSPLLSFPALTSPIPGSAQATPVPAVVHVPAPPLIPISQVSPPSQVVPLSQPAPGTPVLSPPQMVPLSPTQVYSVPQGAPAPQLVSVPQGSQLISLPQVVPTSQVVTLQQGVGPIQILASATPLKVGAPPAASGTVGQSNVHLINANMGVTTLQLPAGAPGNFLLTNSVPGGGTILTGMTLQQGKLILTATFPATMLMSPVLSAPAGSLALPIKQETAPLTGTSAPVPGPVNSEGAGAGPPALAFGDGVAGRQPGVLSNFPQEGLVLSPLPQPAAWPGSAGMEMQAAGTEGLFEMEKGAVEVLDGTEPSGLLLPEGEGLLLGSSGCDPLDPEGLDSDEKVLTQLQSVPVEEPLDL from the exons ATGCTGCTGAACGGCGGCTCCGTGCTCCAGGCGTCGGGCGGCGTGCTCATTAACGGGCTGGCGCTGGGCGACAGCCAGACCATCACCCTGAGCCCCGTGGCGTCCACCCCGCCCGTGCTCCTCAACGGCGCTGCCTTGGGCGGGGCCAAGACCCCGCCTGGCGCCGGCCTGGAGTCGCCACCGGCCTCCTCGGCCAGGCCTGACATCAAGGCGGAAGCCGGGGAGGTGCTGCCCTCCATGGTGTTCGGCCCGGGCGCCGTGGAGGTGAAGACGGAGGAGAGCCAGGCCGTCAGGGCCCTGTCCGAGGTGCCCacgctccttcccctgcccccggcCGCGTCCGACCCGAAGGGGGCGCTGCTTCCCGCTCCTGCCGGCTCAGTGCCCCAGGTGGTGCCGTCGGGCGAGGAAGCCCCCTGCCCGGCCCCGGCGCTCCCCCAGCCGGTGGCCTCCGGCTCCCAGATTGTCCCCCTCTCCCAAGTGGTGCCCGGTTCTCAGCCCGGCCAGGCCCTGCCCGTGACGTCCCCTCCCCCGGCGGCCGCCTCGCTCCTCCAGggctctcccctgctgtcctTCCCCGCCCTCACCTCGCCTATCCCGGGGTCAGCTCAGGCCACCCCGGTGCCCGCCGTGGTCCAcgtccccgccccgcccctgatccccatctcccaggtctcacCCCCCTCCCAGGTAGTGCCCCTGTCCCAGCCGGCCCCAGGCACCCCGGTGCTGTCCCCTCCCCAGATGGTGCCGCTCTCACCCACCCAGGTCTACTCGGTGCCCCAGGGGGCCCCCGCCCCGCAGCTGGTGTCggtgccccagggctcccagctcatCTCGCTCCCGCAAGTGGTGCCCACGTCGCAGGTGGTGACgctgcagcagggggtggggccaatcCAGATCCTGGCCAGCGCCACCCCGCTCAAGGTGGGGGCTCCGCCGGCGGCCAGCGGGACCGTGGGGCAGAGCAACGTGCACCTCATCAACGCCAACATGGGTGTGACCACGCTGCAGCTGCCCGCCGGCGCGCCAG GGAACTTCCTCCTGACGAACTCAGTGCCGGGCGGCGGCACCATCCTCACCGGCATGACGCTCCAGCAGGGCAAACTCATCCTGACCGCCACCTTCCCGGCCACCATGCTCATGTCCCCGGTGCTCTCCGCTCCCGCcggcagcctggccctgcccatcaAGCAAGAAACGGCGCCTCTAACAGGCACCAGCGCCCCCGTCCCGGGGCCCGTGAACTCCGAGGGCGCCGGGGCGGGCCCGCCGGCCTTGGCTTTCGGGGACGGTGTAGCCGGCCGTCAGCCTGGCGTCCTCTCGAACTTCCCCCAGGAGGGCCTGGTGCTGTCCCCGCTGCCTCAGccggcagcgtggcccggctcggCGGGCATGGAGATGCAAGCGGCTGGCACCGAGGGGCTCTTTGAGATGGAGAAGGGGGCGGTGGAGGTGCTGGACGGCACGGAGCCGAGTGGCCTCCTGC